A part of Pseudomonadota bacterium genomic DNA contains:
- a CDS encoding type II secretion system protein yields MHLKRRSARGFTLVELLTVLVIIGLLAAILMPRFARARFVAQFTACQGNLNTIAKAVNLYANDNGQQLPSALTLLTTATSGTRPYLPSNIICPSNGATYTYSYSTGTMFTLFCQGVHSTVVSDLCSPGYPQYVTSGILLK; encoded by the coding sequence ATGCATTTGAAACGTCGCTCGGCACGAGGCTTCACCCTCGTCGAACTGCTCACGGTACTCGTCATCATCGGCCTGCTGGCCGCCATCCTCATGCCTCGCTTCGCGCGAGCCCGCTTCGTGGCCCAGTTCACGGCCTGCCAGGGCAACCTGAACACCATCGCCAAGGCCGTCAACCTCTACGCCAACGACAACGGCCAGCAGCTGCCCAGCGCCCTGACGCTGCTCACCACGGCCACGTCTGGCACCCGTCCCTACCTGCCTTCGAACATCATCTGCCCAAGCAACGGCGCGACCTACACCTACTCGTACAGCACCGGCACCATGTTCACCCTGTTCTGCCAGGGCGTGCACTCCACCGTGGTCTCTGACCTGTGCAGCCCGGGCTACCCCCAGTACGTCACCAGCGGCATCCTGCTGAAGTAG